In one window of Denticeps clupeoides chromosome 2, fDenClu1.1, whole genome shotgun sequence DNA:
- the dnajb6b gene encoding dnaJ homolog subfamily B member 6, with protein sequence MVEYYEILGVPRNASQDDIKKAYRKLALKWHPDKNPENKDEAEMRFKELSEAYEVLSDEHKRDQYDRFGKEGLSRGGGGGHYDDFHGGFTFRNPEDVFREFFGGRDPFADFFAEDPFDDFFGGHSRHRGMSRSRTGGSFFHPFGGFAPFGTCFPGFDPGFPSFAPMGGGGFASFSSSSFGGGGGMGNFRSVSTSTKFINGRKITTKRIVENGQERVEVEEDGQLKSLTINGKEQMLRLDNK encoded by the exons ATGGTGGAATATTACGAGATACTGGGGGTCCCGAGGAACGCAAGTCAGGACGACATTAAGAAAGC TTACAGAAAGCTAGCGCTGAAATGGCACCCGGACAAGAACCCAGAGAACAAGGACGAGGCTGAGATGAGGTTTAAAGAGCTGTCTGAAGCCTATGAAGTCCTATCAGATG AGCACAAGAGAGACCAGTATGATCGGTTTGGTAAAGAAGGCCTCTCCAGAGGTGGTGGAG GAGGTCATTATGATGACTTTCATGGAGGATTCACATTCCGCAACCCAGAAGATGTCTTCAGGGAATTTTTTGGAGGCAGAGATCCTTTTGCAGACTTTTTTG CAGAGGACCCTTTTGACGATTTCTTTGGTGGTCACAGCCGTCACAGAGGCATGAGCAGGAGCCGGACTGGGGGCTCATTCTTCCACCCGTTTGGAGGTTTTGCCCCATTTGGTACATGCTTCCCAGGATTTGACCCAG GGTTCCCATCCTTTGCTCCAATGGGAGGTGGGGGCTTTGCTtcattctcctcctcctcatttggAGGTGGAGGCGGCATGGGAAACTTCCGATCCGTGTCCACCTCCACCAAGTTCATCAACGGCAGAAAAATCACCACTAAGCG AATTGTTGAAAACGGGCAGgagagggtggaggtggaggaggatggCCAGCTGAAGTCCCTCACCATCAACGGTAAGGAGCAGATGCTCAGGCTGGATAACAAGTGA